In Gemmatimonadales bacterium, the following are encoded in one genomic region:
- a CDS encoding PEP-CTERM sorting domain-containing protein codes for MNRSAGGVRLATLAAVLASFASAGSLAAQGISPTGTFGSQPTFTFGGTDIPNNAVMTNSNAGSLGVILGLTATQRFNNPALTNDGAGTFFAQPGIDANAPSGPTDPYALWNFDFFVGGDNAANFTYELLYDFDPGFGTAQADLGSLDPVCIDEIIGCLEQFPPSFPVQDSWNLGMDFLSEPIFITPPTFSPFDPTASGEYTFALLAFDANENEVARSSINVDVGSAAVPEPATMSMLAFGLVGLAGVGRRRKKRSI; via the coding sequence ATGAATCGTTCCGCTGGCGGTGTTCGTCTCGCGACGCTCGCCGCTGTCCTTGCGTCATTCGCGTCGGCCGGGTCACTCGCGGCCCAGGGGATTTCGCCCACTGGTACCTTCGGCTCGCAGCCGACCTTCACCTTCGGCGGCACCGACATCCCCAATAACGCGGTGATGACCAATTCCAACGCAGGATCACTGGGCGTGATTCTCGGCCTCACCGCCACGCAGCGCTTCAACAACCCCGCGCTCACCAACGACGGCGCCGGGACGTTCTTCGCCCAGCCGGGAATTGACGCAAACGCGCCGAGCGGCCCGACTGATCCGTACGCGCTGTGGAACTTCGATTTCTTCGTCGGTGGAGACAACGCGGCCAACTTCACCTATGAGCTGCTGTACGACTTCGATCCGGGGTTTGGCACGGCTCAGGCGGATCTGGGGTCCCTCGATCCGGTCTGCATTGATGAGATCATCGGATGCCTGGAGCAATTCCCGCCCTCGTTCCCGGTCCAGGACTCGTGGAACCTCGGTATGGACTTCCTTTCCGAGCCGATCTTCATCACACCGCCGACATTCTCACCGTTCGATCCCACGGCAAGCGGCGAATACACCTTCGCCCTGCTGGCGTTCGACGCCAACGAGAACGAAGTCGCCCGGTCGTCGATCAATGTCGACGTCGGATCGGCGGCAGTGCCCGAGCCGGCGACGATGTCGATGCTCGCGTTCGGGCTGGTCGGCCTCGCCGGGGTCGGGCGCCGTCGGAAGAAGCGCTCGATCTAG
- the rpoC gene encoding DNA-directed RNA polymerase subunit beta', which produces MIDFRSGREPKSSSFDFISIRIAAPEEIRGPRDPKERERLELQGQRYWWSCGEVTKPETINYRSFKPEKDGLFCERIFGPVKDWECHCGKYKRIRYRGVICDRCGVEVTLSKVRRERMGHIELSVPVAHIWFFKTLPSPMGNLIDITLKELERVVYYSSYIVLDPGEQEVEEKQLLDEDEYLALRVKARDAGDNAFRAEIGAPAVRELLKRIDIKKLAEELRASVAVETSQHRKKQMLKRLKIVDAFLCSGDNGETPNDPAWMIMDVVPVIPPDLRPLVPLDGGRFATSDLNDLYRRVINRNNRLQKLIQHRAPEVILRNEKRMLQEAVDALFDNGRRSKAIRGRGKRPLKSLSDMLKGKQGRFRQNLLGKRVDYSGRSVIVVGPELRLHQCGLPKTMAVELFKPFIIHKLVEKGIAETVKRAKKIVERESPEVYEILEEIIQDHPVLLNRAPTLHRLGIQAFEPKLVEGKAIRIHPLVCAAFNADFDGDQMAVHVPLSFEAQLEARLLMVSSNNILKPSDGRPIAEPSQDMVLGSYFLTKLPATFEEELRLAGPKVEEVKVRLWKGAPHYSSIAELEMALMHEKVQHQHAIHFWFVPPSESADPKARWIKTTVGRVLFNNIVPRAVIAELGFRDELMKKKQLSEAVLQSYRRAGLRETVEFLDRLKRFGFEFATGGGISIGIEDLEIPTEKHELLAEAQKRVERFQKAYNTGQITFGERYNKVIDAWTHANNDVAEAMLNHMRKSRGGYNPVFMMYDSGSRGSRDQIRQLAGMRGLMAKPQKKLTGGIGEIIESPIKSNFREGLTVLEYFISTHGARKGLADTALKTADAGYLTRRLCDVAQDVTITEEDCGTVMGLDTAPLKEGENIVEPLRDRILGTVAAEDVTDPHELDEFGDPKLLVQAGQEIDEEVAQKIDDAGIEHVKIRSVLTCECKRGVCRMCYGRNLATMEMVDLGEAVGILAAQSIGEPGTQLTLRTFHIGGTASRIAEEAERPARTDGMVTYTGDLEWADVPVEYEDGLKASIRIALTREAESATDETKAGIVLVDPNHPDRPLNRYPVPEGALIQVKEKDIVTKGDNEHRASILYTWDPYNDPSIIKVDGELRWKDLVPGVTLREELDEGTGLRSVVVVADPDRELHPSVLVYQSNRKDPQEYTLAEGARIILGSPTDPVSRAMGLPDAANPWSEKFHVEERPINEAWPSKTKKESKDKSVFLSPAVKVLKGVTITKIPRLAYKTRDITGGLPRVAELFEARRPKDPATMSEIDGAVKFGEIKRGKREICVYPLNPDGSVVEDAEARVYEVPAGKHLRVHEGDRVRAGDRLTEGPVSPHEILGIKGPRAVQEYLLNEVQEVYRLQGVRINDKHIGVIVRQMLQKVRVTDPGDTTFMEGETVDRQSFRDENERVMKRKMKPAIAEPVLLGITKASLTTQSFISAASFQETTRILTDAGIRGAKDELRGLKENIIIGHLIPAGTGHYRYVDLEIQPPAGFEPPPPAPEQPEAPAIDLALLAEEVEA; this is translated from the coding sequence ATGATCGATTTCCGAAGCGGACGCGAGCCCAAGAGCTCGAGCTTTGATTTCATCAGCATCCGGATCGCGGCACCCGAGGAGATTCGCGGGCCCCGCGATCCCAAGGAACGCGAGCGCCTGGAGTTGCAGGGCCAGCGGTACTGGTGGTCGTGTGGCGAAGTCACCAAGCCCGAGACCATCAACTATCGCTCGTTCAAGCCGGAGAAGGATGGCCTCTTCTGCGAGCGCATCTTCGGTCCCGTCAAGGACTGGGAATGCCATTGCGGCAAGTACAAGCGGATCCGCTATCGCGGTGTGATCTGCGATCGGTGCGGCGTCGAAGTCACGCTGTCAAAGGTCCGGCGCGAGCGGATGGGGCACATCGAGCTCTCCGTGCCGGTGGCGCACATCTGGTTCTTCAAGACCCTCCCCTCGCCGATGGGGAACCTGATTGACATCACCCTCAAGGAACTCGAGCGGGTGGTGTACTACTCGAGCTATATCGTGCTCGATCCCGGTGAGCAGGAAGTCGAAGAGAAGCAGCTCCTCGACGAGGACGAGTATCTCGCGCTGCGGGTGAAGGCGCGCGATGCCGGTGACAACGCCTTCCGCGCCGAGATCGGTGCGCCGGCGGTGCGCGAACTCCTCAAGCGAATCGACATCAAGAAGCTCGCCGAGGAGCTCCGCGCCTCCGTGGCGGTCGAGACCTCGCAGCATCGCAAGAAGCAGATGCTCAAGCGTCTCAAGATCGTCGATGCCTTCCTCTGCTCGGGCGACAACGGCGAGACGCCGAACGACCCGGCGTGGATGATCATGGACGTGGTGCCGGTGATTCCGCCGGACCTCCGTCCGCTCGTCCCGCTCGACGGCGGGCGCTTTGCCACGTCCGACCTCAACGACCTCTACCGCCGGGTGATCAACCGCAACAACCGGCTGCAGAAGCTGATCCAGCATCGCGCGCCTGAAGTCATTCTCCGCAACGAGAAGCGGATGCTCCAGGAAGCGGTCGATGCGCTGTTCGACAACGGCCGCCGCAGCAAGGCGATTCGCGGCCGCGGCAAGCGTCCGCTCAAGTCGCTCTCCGACATGCTCAAGGGGAAGCAGGGGCGGTTCCGCCAGAACCTCCTCGGCAAGCGCGTCGACTACTCCGGCCGTTCGGTCATCGTGGTCGGCCCGGAACTCCGGCTCCATCAGTGCGGCCTCCCCAAGACGATGGCGGTCGAGCTCTTCAAGCCGTTCATCATCCACAAGCTGGTCGAGAAGGGGATCGCCGAGACGGTCAAGCGCGCCAAGAAGATCGTGGAGCGCGAGAGCCCGGAGGTGTACGAGATCCTCGAGGAGATCATTCAGGATCACCCGGTGCTGCTCAACCGCGCACCGACCCTTCACCGTCTCGGCATTCAGGCGTTCGAGCCGAAGCTGGTGGAAGGAAAGGCGATCCGCATCCATCCGCTCGTCTGCGCGGCGTTCAACGCCGACTTCGACGGCGACCAGATGGCGGTGCACGTGCCGCTGTCGTTCGAAGCACAGCTGGAAGCGCGCCTGTTGATGGTGTCGAGCAACAACATTCTCAAGCCGTCGGACGGGCGGCCGATCGCCGAGCCGTCGCAGGACATGGTGCTCGGCTCCTACTTCCTCACCAAGCTGCCGGCGACGTTCGAGGAAGAGCTGCGCCTCGCCGGCCCCAAGGTCGAGGAAGTGAAGGTGCGGCTCTGGAAGGGTGCACCGCACTACTCGTCGATCGCCGAGCTGGAGATGGCGCTGATGCACGAGAAGGTGCAGCACCAGCACGCCATTCATTTCTGGTTCGTCCCGCCATCCGAATCGGCGGATCCCAAGGCGCGGTGGATCAAGACCACGGTCGGCCGCGTCCTGTTCAACAACATCGTGCCGCGCGCGGTGATCGCGGAGCTTGGCTTCCGCGACGAACTGATGAAGAAGAAGCAGCTGTCGGAGGCGGTGCTGCAGAGTTACCGCCGTGCCGGCCTGCGCGAGACGGTCGAGTTCCTCGACCGCCTCAAGCGCTTCGGCTTTGAATTCGCCACCGGCGGCGGCATCTCGATCGGCATCGAGGATCTCGAAATCCCGACCGAGAAGCACGAGCTTCTCGCCGAGGCGCAGAAGCGCGTCGAGCGGTTCCAGAAGGCGTACAACACCGGGCAGATCACCTTCGGTGAGCGGTACAACAAGGTCATCGACGCCTGGACCCACGCCAACAACGACGTGGCCGAGGCGATGCTCAATCACATGCGGAAGTCGCGTGGCGGCTACAACCCGGTCTTCATGATGTATGACTCGGGCTCCCGCGGTTCACGGGACCAGATCCGTCAGCTCGCCGGGATGCGCGGCCTGATGGCGAAGCCGCAGAAGAAGCTCACTGGCGGAATCGGCGAGATCATCGAGTCACCGATCAAGTCGAACTTCCGCGAGGGGCTCACCGTGCTCGAGTACTTCATCTCGACGCACGGCGCCCGCAAGGGTCTCGCCGACACGGCGCTCAAGACCGCCGACGCCGGCTACCTCACCCGCCGCCTCTGCGACGTGGCGCAGGATGTCACCATCACCGAGGAAGATTGCGGTACGGTGATGGGACTCGACACGGCCCCGCTCAAGGAAGGCGAAAACATCGTCGAGCCGCTGCGTGACCGCATTCTCGGCACTGTTGCCGCCGAGGACGTCACCGATCCGCATGAACTCGACGAGTTCGGTGATCCGAAGCTCCTGGTGCAGGCCGGCCAGGAGATCGACGAGGAAGTGGCGCAGAAGATCGACGACGCCGGCATCGAGCACGTCAAGATCCGTTCGGTGCTCACCTGCGAGTGCAAGCGCGGCGTCTGCCGCATGTGCTACGGCCGCAACCTCGCCACGATGGAAATGGTCGATCTCGGCGAGGCGGTCGGCATTCTGGCGGCGCAGTCGATCGGCGAGCCGGGTACGCAGCTGACACTCCGGACCTTCCACATCGGTGGTACGGCATCCCGTATCGCCGAGGAAGCGGAACGGCCGGCACGGACCGACGGCATGGTCACCTACACCGGCGATCTCGAGTGGGCCGATGTGCCGGTGGAATACGAAGACGGCCTCAAGGCGTCGATCCGGATCGCGCTCACGCGTGAGGCCGAGTCGGCGACCGATGAAACCAAGGCCGGTATCGTGCTGGTCGATCCGAACCATCCGGATCGCCCGCTCAATCGGTATCCGGTCCCCGAAGGCGCGCTGATCCAGGTGAAGGAGAAGGACATCGTCACCAAGGGTGACAACGAGCACCGCGCCTCGATTCTCTACACCTGGGATCCGTACAACGACCCGAGCATCATCAAGGTCGACGGCGAGCTCCGGTGGAAGGATCTCGTCCCGGGTGTGACACTCCGGGAGGAACTCGACGAAGGAACCGGCCTCCGCTCGGTCGTGGTCGTCGCCGACCCCGATCGCGAACTGCATCCGTCGGTGCTCGTCTATCAGAGCAACCGGAAGGATCCGCAGGAATACACCCTGGCCGAAGGCGCTCGCATCATCCTCGGCTCGCCCACCGATCCGGTGTCGCGCGCCATGGGTCTTCCGGACGCCGCCAACCCGTGGTCCGAGAAGTTCCACGTCGAGGAGCGCCCGATCAACGAGGCGTGGCCGAGCAAGACTAAGAAGGAGAGCAAGGACAAGTCCGTCTTCCTCTCGCCTGCAGTCAAGGTGCTGAAGGGCGTCACGATCACCAAGATCCCGCGTCTCGCCTACAAGACGCGCGACATCACCGGTGGTCTCCCGCGCGTGGCCGAGCTATTTGAGGCTCGCCGTCCGAAGGATCCGGCGACGATGTCGGAAATCGACGGCGCGGTCAAGTTCGGCGAGATCAAGCGCGGCAAGCGCGAGATCTGCGTCTATCCGCTCAACCCCGACGGCTCGGTGGTCGAGGATGCGGAAGCGCGCGTGTACGAGGTTCCCGCCGGGAAGCACCTCCGGGTGCACGAAGGCGACCGCGTTCGCGCCGGCGACCGTCTCACCGAAGGGCCGGTGTCGCCGCACGAGATCCTGGGCATCAAGGGACCGCGCGCGGTGCAGGAATACCTCCTCAATGAAGTACAGGAGGTCTACCGGCTGCAGGGCGTCCGGATCAACGACAAGCACATCGGCGTGATCGTGCGCCAGATGCTGCAGAAGGTCCGCGTTACCGATCCGGGTGACACGACCTTCATGGAAGGGGAGACCGTCGACCGCCAGTCATTCCGCGACGAGAACGAGCGCGTGATGAAGCGGAAGATGAAGCCGGCCATAGCTGAGCCGGTCCTCCTCGGGATCACCAAGGCTTCGCTCACGACGCAGTCGTTCATTTCGGCGGCGTCATTCCAGGAGACCACGCGGATCCTCACCGACGCCGGCATTCGCGGCGCCAAGGATGAGCTGCGCGGGCTGAAGGAGAACATCATCATCGGCCACCTGATTCCGGCCGGTACAGGGCACTATCGCTACGTCGACCTCGAAATCCAGCCGCCGGCCGGGTTCGAGCCGCCGCCGCCAGCCCCCGAGCAGCCGGAAGCGCCGGCAATCGACCTGGCATTGCTCGCGGAGGAAGTCGAAGCGTAG
- the rpoB gene encoding DNA-directed RNA polymerase subunit beta, with the protein MPEVLPVISFSSMQGGMDMPHLLDIQTKAFESLLVPDDVGGDRQDVSLERVFRDLFPIGDVNGKYSLEFVGYSLGEPKYTVEECIERDMTYAAPLRTKLRLDVFEEVDGQRRLNNAIEKEVYLGELPIMTPLGTFVINGAERVVVSQLHRSPGVVFEEDTHPNGQRLFSARIIPFRGSWVEFTIDIHDVIYVHIDKKKKFPATALLRAFGYGHNAEILRLFFAEKDLDITGRADSRQERREIVGAMLAADVPDPEHPKGEPLGHLGEELTPERLQAMRHVGVKQVRVFAGYTVLDLREDEAPIANRERANHVLAFSVAEPETGEVLAEAGKELTDKLREKLEKAGVHKVEVLIPAARGESPLIRNTLAKDPTHSEQEALEQIYALLRPGDAPNLETARQQIQKLFFNPKRYDLGRVGRYKINQRLRLKVDPNHTVLTEEDFIAIVKYLIDLHDGRGNTDDIDHLGNRRIRSVGELIANQFSVGLSRMARLVKERMSINSDPEKISLDDLVNARTVSAVIQAFFGSSQLSQFMDQTNPLAELTNKRRLSALGPGGLTRERAGFEVRDVHYSQYGRMCPIETPEGPNIGLITSLSTYARINELGFIETPYRVVKNGKVTGELHWLSASEEEDFSVAQANAPLKEDGHFVDTLVLCRRGDDYPLLAPNRIDYMDVAPEQLVSIAAALIPFLEHDDANRALMGSNMQRQSVPLLFPQAPLVGTGLESKVAVDSGAVIIAKRAGTITRVTADEIIIDAGTAGHNKSMPLGRLARIDRYRVKKFWRTNQDTAINQRPLVAQGQKVAAGQIVADGAATEAGELALGSNVLVAFMPWYGHNFEDAIVLSERLVKDDVYSSIHIQELELHVRDTKRGQEEITREIPNVSDESLVDLDERGIIRIGAHVKPGDILVGKITPKGETELSPEEKLLTAIFGEKAKDVKDSSLKVSPGMKGTVIDVKIFSRVEGPVVDKDRGERIGEVRRHESEEKARITQAMIEEVSELLEGQDVGLMLQAGTVEELRPQGFKLTKATLKEIDLGEVDLKTLRVADKGANERIRTTLDSAASERAKVEEKAEDQIDKILQPDELPPGVIQLVKVYIAEKRKISVGDKMAGRHGNKGIVARIVPEEDMPFLPDGSPVDIVLNPLGVPSRMNVGQILETHLGWCGRILGFKAKTPVFRGAEESEIGVLLRLAGLGWASQSMRLTHQAPEPDAAGVEALVQDLKGAKFEGATLDGTGVEALWVKGASKTTVALAKGVEAFLAASATELAARERAQRETELSVQDTLLEKATGKAKTELQTARKALAERAKGSDAELLADVGLDALAKVNAGKSDPAELGRAADQLIRHAGLTPAGKARLRDGRTGQEFKGDVTVGTIYMLKLSHLVDDKIHARSIGPYSLVTQQPLAGKAQFGGQRFGEMEVWALEAYGAAHVLQEMLTVKSDDVNGRSRVYEAIVKGQNLPEPGIPESFNVLVKELQALGLKVNLGTTAEGEE; encoded by the coding sequence ATGCCTGAAGTACTGCCAGTAATCTCGTTTTCGTCGATGCAGGGGGGGATGGATATGCCCCACCTGCTGGATATTCAGACCAAGGCGTTCGAGTCGCTGCTCGTCCCCGATGACGTCGGTGGCGACCGCCAGGACGTCTCGCTGGAGCGCGTCTTCCGCGACCTCTTCCCGATCGGTGACGTCAACGGGAAGTATTCCCTCGAGTTCGTCGGCTACTCGCTCGGCGAACCGAAGTACACCGTCGAGGAGTGCATCGAGCGCGACATGACGTACGCCGCGCCGCTCCGCACCAAGCTGCGGCTCGACGTCTTCGAGGAAGTCGACGGCCAGCGCCGCCTCAACAACGCGATCGAGAAGGAAGTCTATCTCGGCGAACTGCCGATCATGACGCCCCTCGGCACCTTCGTCATCAACGGCGCCGAACGCGTCGTGGTGTCGCAGCTGCACCGCTCGCCGGGCGTGGTGTTCGAAGAGGACACCCACCCCAACGGCCAGCGGCTCTTCAGCGCGCGGATCATCCCGTTCCGTGGATCGTGGGTGGAGTTCACCATCGACATCCACGATGTGATCTACGTGCACATCGACAAGAAGAAGAAGTTCCCGGCGACGGCGCTGCTCCGTGCCTTCGGCTACGGCCATAATGCCGAGATCCTGCGGCTCTTCTTTGCCGAGAAGGACCTCGACATCACCGGCCGCGCCGATTCGCGCCAGGAACGCCGCGAGATCGTCGGCGCGATGCTCGCCGCCGATGTTCCCGATCCCGAGCATCCGAAGGGCGAGCCCCTCGGCCACCTGGGCGAGGAACTCACGCCGGAACGCCTCCAGGCGATGCGGCACGTGGGCGTCAAGCAGGTGCGTGTCTTTGCCGGATACACGGTACTCGACCTGCGCGAGGACGAGGCGCCGATCGCCAATCGCGAACGGGCCAATCACGTCCTCGCCTTCTCGGTGGCCGAGCCGGAGACCGGCGAAGTCCTCGCCGAGGCGGGGAAGGAACTCACCGACAAGCTGCGAGAGAAGCTGGAGAAGGCCGGCGTCCACAAGGTCGAGGTCCTCATCCCGGCAGCACGTGGCGAGTCTCCGCTGATTCGCAACACGCTGGCAAAGGATCCGACGCATTCCGAACAGGAAGCGCTGGAGCAGATCTACGCGCTCCTGCGTCCCGGCGATGCGCCGAACCTCGAAACCGCACGCCAGCAGATCCAGAAGCTCTTCTTCAACCCCAAGCGCTACGATCTCGGGCGGGTGGGGCGGTACAAGATCAACCAGCGGTTGCGCCTCAAGGTCGACCCGAATCACACGGTCCTGACCGAAGAGGATTTCATCGCGATCGTGAAGTACCTGATCGACCTGCACGATGGCCGCGGCAACACCGACGACATCGACCATCTCGGCAACCGCCGGATCCGGTCGGTCGGCGAGCTGATCGCCAACCAGTTCTCGGTCGGCCTGTCGCGGATGGCGCGCCTCGTCAAGGAGCGGATGAGCATCAACTCCGACCCGGAGAAGATCTCGCTCGACGACCTCGTCAATGCGCGCACCGTGTCGGCGGTGATCCAGGCATTCTTCGGATCGTCGCAGCTGTCCCAGTTCATGGACCAGACCAACCCGCTTGCCGAGCTGACCAACAAGCGGCGTCTGTCGGCCCTCGGTCCAGGTGGCCTGACCCGTGAGCGCGCCGGCTTCGAAGTCCGCGACGTGCACTACTCGCAGTACGGTCGGATGTGCCCGATCGAGACGCCGGAAGGGCCGAACATCGGCCTGATCACGTCGCTTTCGACCTACGCGCGCATCAACGAACTCGGCTTCATCGAGACACCGTACCGCGTCGTCAAGAACGGCAAGGTGACCGGTGAGCTGCACTGGCTCTCGGCCAGCGAGGAAGAAGACTTCTCGGTGGCACAGGCCAACGCGCCTCTCAAGGAGGACGGCCACTTCGTCGATACACTGGTGCTCTGCCGCCGGGGTGACGATTACCCGTTGCTGGCGCCAAACCGGATCGACTACATGGACGTGGCGCCGGAACAGCTGGTGTCGATCGCCGCGGCGTTGATTCCGTTCCTCGAGCACGACGACGCCAACCGCGCGTTGATGGGCTCGAACATGCAGCGTCAGTCGGTCCCGCTCCTCTTCCCGCAGGCGCCGCTCGTCGGCACCGGGCTCGAGTCGAAGGTGGCGGTCGACTCCGGTGCGGTGATCATCGCCAAGCGCGCCGGGACGATCACTCGCGTGACCGCCGATGAGATCATCATCGACGCCGGCACCGCCGGGCACAACAAGTCGATGCCGCTCGGCCGCCTCGCGCGGATCGACCGGTATCGGGTCAAGAAGTTCTGGCGCACGAACCAGGACACCGCGATCAATCAGCGGCCGCTGGTGGCGCAGGGGCAGAAGGTCGCCGCTGGCCAGATCGTCGCCGACGGTGCCGCCACCGAAGCGGGCGAACTCGCCCTCGGCTCCAACGTCCTCGTGGCGTTCATGCCGTGGTACGGGCACAACTTCGAGGACGCCATCGTCCTCTCCGAGCGCCTGGTCAAGGACGACGTCTACTCGTCGATCCATATCCAGGAGCTCGAACTGCACGTGCGCGACACCAAGCGCGGGCAGGAAGAGATCACCCGGGAAATTCCGAACGTCTCCGATGAATCGCTCGTCGATCTCGACGAGCGCGGCATCATCCGCATCGGCGCGCACGTCAAGCCGGGCGACATCCTCGTCGGCAAGATCACGCCGAAGGGCGAAACGGAACTCTCGCCCGAAGAGAAGCTCCTCACCGCGATCTTCGGTGAGAAGGCGAAGGACGTGAAGGATTCGTCGCTCAAGGTCTCGCCGGGGATGAAGGGGACCGTGATCGACGTGAAGATCTTCTCGCGCGTCGAAGGTCCGGTGGTCGACAAGGACCGCGGCGAGCGGATCGGTGAAGTGCGCCGTCACGAAAGCGAAGAGAAGGCGCGCATCACCCAGGCGATGATCGAGGAAGTGAGCGAACTGCTCGAAGGACAGGACGTCGGCCTGATGCTGCAGGCCGGCACCGTCGAGGAGCTGCGCCCGCAGGGATTCAAGCTCACCAAGGCGACGCTCAAGGAGATCGATCTCGGTGAGGTCGACCTCAAGACGCTGCGCGTGGCCGACAAGGGCGCCAACGAGCGGATCCGGACGACCCTCGATTCGGCCGCCAGCGAGCGCGCCAAGGTCGAGGAGAAGGCCGAAGACCAGATCGACAAGATTCTCCAGCCCGATGAACTCCCGCCCGGAGTGATTCAGCTGGTCAAGGTGTACATCGCCGAGAAGCGGAAGATCTCGGTGGGCGACAAGATGGCCGGCCGCCACGGCAACAAGGGTATCGTGGCACGCATCGTCCCCGAGGAGGATATGCCGTTCCTTCCCGATGGGTCCCCGGTCGACATCGTCCTCAATCCGCTCGGCGTGCCGAGCCGCATGAACGTCGGCCAGATTCTCGAGACGCACCTCGGCTGGTGCGGCCGGATCCTCGGCTTCAAGGCGAAGACGCCGGTCTTCCGTGGAGCGGAAGAGAGTGAAATCGGCGTGCTGCTCCGCCTCGCCGGTCTCGGCTGGGCGTCACAGTCGATGCGCCTGACGCACCAGGCGCCGGAGCCCGATGCCGCTGGCGTCGAAGCGCTGGTCCAGGACCTCAAGGGCGCCAAGTTCGAGGGGGCGACCCTCGACGGTACCGGCGTCGAGGCGCTGTGGGTGAAGGGCGCGTCGAAGACGACCGTCGCTCTTGCCAAGGGCGTCGAAGCGTTTCTTGCGGCGTCGGCCACCGAGCTCGCCGCTCGCGAGCGGGCGCAGCGTGAGACCGAACTGTCGGTGCAGGACACCTTGCTGGAGAAGGCGACCGGCAAGGCGAAGACCGAGTTGCAGACGGCGCGCAAGGCGCTCGCCGAGCGTGCCAAGGGGAGCGACGCCGAACTGCTCGCCGACGTGGGGCTCGATGCCCTCGCCAAGGTGAACGCCGGCAAGAGCGACCCTGCCGAACTCGGCCGCGCCGCCGATCAGCTGATTCGTCACGCCGGGCTGACGCCGGCTGGCAAGGCGCGGCTGCGCGACGGTCGCACCGGCCAGGAGTTCAAGGGCGACGTCACCGTCGGCACGATCTACATGCTCAAGCTGAGCCACCTGGTCGACGACAAGATCCACGCCCGTTCGATCGGGCCGTACTCGCTGGTCACGCAGCAGCCACTCGCCGGCAAGGCGCAGTTCGGCGGACAGCGGTTCGGCGAAATGGAAGTGTGGGCGCTCGAGGCCTACGGCGCTGCACACGTCCTGCAGGAGATGCTCACGGTCAAGTCCGACGACGTCAACGGACGCAGCCGTGTGTACGAAGCGATTGTGAAGGGGCAGAACTTGCCGGAACCCGGAATTCCCGAGTCGTTCAACGTGCTCGTCAAGGAACTCCAGGCACTGGGATTGAAGGTCAATCTCGGCACCACGGCGGAAGGGGAGGAATAA
- the rplL gene encoding 50S ribosomal protein L7/L12 — protein MTNEEILDAIGQKTVLELADLIDSFKTKFNVTVAAVAAPAGGGAAGGAAAVEEQSEFTVILKAAGDKKINVIKVIREITSLGLKEAKDLVDGAPSTVKEGVSKGDAAEMKKKLEDQGATVELK, from the coding sequence ATGACGAACGAAGAGATCCTCGACGCGATCGGACAGAAGACCGTGCTGGAACTGGCCGACCTCATCGACTCGTTCAAGACGAAGTTCAATGTGACCGTGGCCGCCGTCGCGGCACCGGCCGGTGGCGGCGCGGCTGGTGGTGCGGCCGCCGTCGAGGAACAATCGGAGTTCACCGTGATCCTCAAGGCCGCCGGTGACAAGAAGATCAATGTCATCAAGGTGATCCGCGAGATCACTTCGCTCGGACTCAAGGAGGCCAAGGACCTGGTCGACGGAGCCCCGAGCACCGTGAAGGAAGGCGTGTCCAAGGGAGACGCCGCGGAAATGAAGAAGAAGCTCGAGGACCAGGGAGCGACCGTCGAGTTGAAGTGA
- the rplJ gene encoding 50S ribosomal protein L10 produces the protein MSKTARQDTVEELTAQIKASPTLFVTDFSGLNVLKMTEFRRRLRATGAQYIVVKNTLAQRALAANQIAALDDHLAGNTGIVFAGADPMAAAKVIGEFAKEHERPTVRAGWVDGKAVAPAYVKRLGEIPSRDVLLSQLLGSFNGVLYQLVGVLDALREQRQQAGQAEGQA, from the coding sequence ATGAGCAAGACTGCGCGGCAGGACACAGTGGAAGAGCTGACGGCGCAGATCAAGGCGTCGCCCACACTTTTCGTGACCGATTTCAGCGGCCTCAACGTGCTCAAGATGACGGAGTTCCGCCGTCGTCTCCGCGCGACCGGGGCCCAGTACATCGTCGTCAAGAACACCCTGGCGCAGCGCGCGCTGGCGGCCAACCAGATCGCCGCACTCGACGATCACCTGGCCGGGAACACCGGCATCGTCTTCGCGGGCGCCGATCCCATGGCGGCGGCGAAGGTGATCGGCGAATTCGCCAAGGAACACGAACGCCCCACCGTGCGCGCGGGGTGGGTCGATGGCAAGGCCGTCGCACCGGCATACGTCAAGCGGCTGGGCGAGATCCCGTCGCGCGATGTGCTGCTCTCACAGCTCCTCGGGAGCTTCAACGGAGTTCTCTACCAGCTGGTCGGGGTGCTCGATGCACTTCGCGAACAGCGTCAGCAGGCCGGTCAGGCCGAAGGGCAGGCATAA